The nucleotide sequence CCGAGCTGCTGCGACAGATCCTGGGTGAGAAGTTCCTGGCTTCGTCCTCTCGCGAGATCTGGGACGAGCTCTTCACGGGGACCCACGATGACGCGCTGCTGACTGCGCTGGAGAGCTGGGACCCGTCCATCATCGTCAGCGAGGCCCGTGATGCGGATGATGCCTCGGGCGAGGGCGAGGATGCCGCAGAGCCCAGCTAGCGTGGTTCTCGATGAGTGGCAGCGGCTCGAGGCTCCGGCTGAAGCCAGGCTCCGCGGCCTGAACTTCGAAGATCGGGCCATCGAGAGAGCATCCCGTTCGCTGACGGAGCACGGGTTCCTTCGCATCCAGGAGAACCGTCACGGGCTCTCCATCCAGGCACGGCAGCATGTCGGCGTCGTGCAGGTGGGGCCCCTGCAGATCATCGTGCGGCCGAAGCTGCCTCCCAGGGATCTGTGGCACATCCTGATGTATGGGCTGGGGCTCGATACGGTGGAGCGCCAACTGCCCGTGGACATCAAGCTCCCCGAAGCGGAGTTCGTCGATCTGCTCGCCCTGGCGCTCCTGGCGGAGGCGGACACGCTGTGGCGGCGGGGGCTCCGTCGCGGTTACCAGTCGCGCAACGAGTGGTTGGCCTCCCCTCGGGGGAGGATCGACATGGCACGGCTCGCGGCGGCGGCGCCCCTCACGGAGGCGGCGCTGCCTTGCCGCCACCATGTTCTGTCCATGGACACGCTGGAGAACCAGGTCGTGCGCGCTGGGCTGGCCCTGGCGTCGCGGATGGCGCACTCGCTATCCGTGAGGGCCGCGCTGGTCCAGGCCGAGCGGCGGTGGGGCGAGGTCTGCGGGCAGGTGCCCCTGAACGGTGCCCGGTTGCGGCAGGTCGAACGGGCTCGGAACCGTCTCACGTCCGCCTATGCTCCGGCCCATCGACTGGTCGCGCTGCTCCACGAGGGGCTCGCTCTCCCCGACACTCTGGAAGACATCGCT is from Hyalangium gracile and encodes:
- a CDS encoding McrC family protein translates to MVLDEWQRLEAPAEARLRGLNFEDRAIERASRSLTEHGFLRIQENRHGLSIQARQHVGVVQVGPLQIIVRPKLPPRDLWHILMYGLGLDTVERQLPVDIKLPEAEFVDLLALALLAEADTLWRRGLRRGYQSRNEWLASPRGRIDMARLAAAAPLTEAALPCRHHVLSMDTLENQVVRAGLALASRMAHSLSVRAALVQAERRWGEVCGQVPLNGARLRQVERARNRLTSAYAPAHRLVALLHEGLALPDTLEDIAPGKATIPGFLWNMALLFERFVTRFLQEHLREEEVSSQTSLHGLYRVVQPSSGIGVPLPRPDMLVRRNKKVVAVLDTKYRDLAARGITREILYQMSVYAVAYAGGQEAAPVPAIALYPRETSHEDIIYAFRHGLHGGESPIILRAVDWAEASRALRAQASQADLQRIARSWVRS